The genomic segment aagggggtATAACACCATCCAAGAGAAAAAAGATCTCAAGTCccaggtctgcctttctactaatccAGATAGCCTCTGTCTTGCcaagattaagtttcagcttgttcaccctcatccagcccattactgacccCAAGCCGTGGTTCAGAAGATCAACAGTATCCTTGGAATtcagtggaaaagaaaggtaaagTTTGGtgccatccacatattggtgacaccccAACCCAGACCTCCAGATGACCCCTCTCAAGAGGTtcacatagatattaaatagcgTGGAGGATAAGACCAAAACCTGTGGAGCTACACAGGTCAGCTGCCATGAGGCAGggaatcccccagcaccaccttctgagacCATCCCTCGGATCATACATGAACTACTGTAACATGGTGCCCCCCCAGTTCCAGTGTCGACAGGTGGCTCCTTAAGATACTATGGTTGATAGTATCAAAGACTGCTAAGGATTCTGGCAGAACTAGCAAAGTAAAATTCCCTTTCTCTAATTCTTGGTAGAGGTCATCAACGTAGGCAACTAAAGCCCTCTCTGTTCCAAACGCCAGCCTGAAGCCATATTGAAATGGATCCAGAAAACCAGTCTCTTCTAAGAGCCCCTGTAAAGTTTTCTGATTTGTGAGAGCTGGTATCTTCCTGATACCCAGAGATGCTGAATGAAGATGGACTCACCAGGCATTCATCCTGTTGGGGTCACGGACCACCCTCTTAGCACACTCGATATCATCACTGATGTCACTATTCACAAAATCTGCCAAAAGATTTGCCAGAAAACAGAGGTTATTTGGGACTGTTGAAAAGGGTTTCTTCCCAACCATCACATTGTTCAGTCAACAACAGTATGTACAGAGGCATTCTGAGTAGCAGCCCCACAATTGCAGGCCTTCTTTCCCCTACATGTCCATTACAGTCCAAGCTTGAATGCTTTTTCAAGAGTAGGTTTGAGCTTTGCTATCCAAGCCAATATTCAATGACTAGGGATGAGCAGGAGTTATACTCCAGTTGTCTTTTGGCAATAATGGAGACTTTCAGGATGTCACTCTGACAGTCAATAGTAACCCTACAGAGTCTCCTACCcgatccttttgactggagaagcTGAGAATTGAACCCGGCACCCTCtgtctgcaaagcagatgctctgtcacagTGCTTGGCTCCTCAcctcttggtggtggaaagtgccgtcaagacacagctgatgtacagcaaccccatagagggttcaaggcaagagatgaacagatggagtttgccattgcctgcctctgcatagcaatcctgcacttccatggtggtctctcaaacaagtactaatcagggccaagcctgcttagcttctgagatctaatgagatcaagctagtctgggccatcaaggtcaaggCCCTCTCCTCTTTCCTATATATATTTCCCCAGGTTTATTAATATTCTGATTATTTCAGAAATGCACCACCACCTGTCTAACCATAAGCAGCCAACATGTTAAAAACCCTCTTCCACTATAGTGTAGGGGGAATTCCCACTCTAATTATTTCATGGGTTTTGTACAACACTTTGGAAAGACCCAAATTCTAAACTTATCTATTGCACTCCTAAAAAACATTCCAGTGATAAGGAACCCCAAAAAGCAGGAGGAGGGGAATTCAGCAGAGGAAtcaggagaaatcctgagcaatTCTCATACATAATGTAGGCAAAGATTTTGAATACTTCTGACAGTTTCCCCGTAAATTTTTGGTAAATTGGTTGTCAAATAGATTGTCATTTTTTAAGAAGAAACACTACATACCAGCTGTTCAGCAGTAGCTGCAGTAGCAATGCTAAGGGATCATGAAATGCATCCATACAATTCAGAACACTGTGACAACTATACTGAATGAGTAAAACTCAATATAATCTGATATTGGGGTCAGaatgttttgggttttgttttgttttgtttttgttagaGAAGCCACAGCCTGCTAAAAGACTAGTTAATGTAAATACAGCTGAAAGAGTAGTTTAGTCCACATGTACCCTAGGGGGAGACATGGTGCATTCTCTAAGGTTTATTGAATGTTTTCTCTTGCAGTTCAGCCTGCCTCGTGTTGCTTTTCTCTCTGCTGTGTCTGCGAGCTAGTACTTGTACTCTGAAGGCCTCTCTGTTGTATCAGTGGCCTGCAGTCAGTTCTTGCCTTTTGCAAATCTTGTTGCAGTAAAACTAATTGAAAGGAAACTCCAAAGCATGGGATTGGATTATTTCTTGAACTCTGACAACAGGTTATGGATCCAGCATGCTTCCACTGCACAATTCTGCCAacaggttatgggcccagcaTGCTTCCACCACACAACTCTGCTAACACTCTTCTTATGCAGGCATCATGAAGGGTGTATCACACAGAAAGAATGCAAAGAACCCAGTTTGGGTATAGAGGGGCAATATGCTGAAACTACATGGCATCACCTCCTAACATGGGCACAAACTGGGAGAGGTGAGAGAAAGGCAGCAAGGCATTTACTGTGTGGCACCTCCACCTCCCAATCCAgagtagggataccagcctccaggtgggacctggagattctCCAAGAATTATAGCTCAGCTGCAGACtacagagcagttcccctggagaaaatggctgtattgGAGGGTGGACGATATGACATTGTCCTCCACtaaggttcctgtcctccccaggctccacccccaaatctccaggagtttcctaacctggagctggcaaccataatccAGGGACTGAAGTGGGGTGGGAGGAGTGCAAAGCAATGCATCATATTTCCAGGAAGATGCGCTTGTTTAGGATTATGGTAAAATGACTTTTCACTCCAAGTATCACTCTTAAATTGCCAAATCTGCAGATAAACCCAGAAGCTGCACATAAACAATGGAGATTGCTGGACTTTTGCTGACAAGTTTCCACTAAGTAAGAGGGGAGCAGTTTCATTGACTGTGTGTGGGATCGCTGTTCTTTATTAATAGAGGCATACTCGGAGCACTTAGTGTAGGTTTCTCAGTGGTGGTACATTTGAGGAAAATGCACTTCTGAGTCATGACCCAATATGACAGCATGAAGCAATCCTAGAGGAGCTGGGAGGATGAAATGAAGCTGAAGAGGTAAGCTCCTCATTGAGGAGAGGTGAGTAAATTCCACATCCCCCAACCAGGTAGAAACAGGTGTCTGCAAGGCCTACTTTACCACTGGGATGAGATGATCAATAAGTTATGGTGCCTTTGGCAAGGATGCCTCTTAAAGATGGGAACTCAGGAAAGTATGCAAGACAGAAGGAGAATGCTGGCGGGGTGAATCAAAAAGTGAGGTGCTGATATACTTCTTTAGCAACAGTCTTGACCTAGACATCCTGAAATATAGAAGTTGCAGAGGTGagtggcagagaacagggtgagATCACAGCTGGAGAAGGAGTAGAGGAAGGAGATTAAATGAGAAGAGAAGCTACCAGAGGGGGGACCATATAGGCGAGGAGAATTGGAGGGGAAAGAACTGTagctctccattaaaaaaaaaacagccccacATGCTTGGGGAATATCACAGACTTTTGGCTTGGTGGTTCCATAGTAACAAGCTACTTACTGCTGCAGGATGTGCGACAACCATTGGCTGTTTTGCCCTCTCCATTGGAGCACCACCAACGACTGTTGATCTGAAAAATCCCATAGTCCCTGCTACCATCGCTGTTCCTTCGCCCCACAGCCGCTGTGTTGAATCTGCTTTCATGATAAGCCATACAGATCCCTGGAAGAAAAAGAGCATGAAATTAATGGAGGGAGTGTcgtggggaaaaaaagaagtttCATTTTCATAAACCATTTGAAACTGCTACCAATATTCTGAAATGGAAACGGCTAtttaatctcttttttaaaatgctaggaAAGctatctgtgttttgttttgttttaatgagaagttcaaaactaagCAGACatttcagttatttatttatgtacagtaTTTTACAAAGAGATGCTGGGGAtaaaacatgggaccttctgcatgccaagcagatgctctaccactgagccatgacctctGGGAGAGGACTGGGGCATTGTGAGCTTACTTGTTTTTCAGCCCTCGTGGTGATCtttcagaattgcaactgatctctggatgaATGATAACAGCTCTTCTAAATTACTACTTTGCCAGATGGGCTGTAGGTTCATCTATACATTATGATTCTTCATTTGTTTTCCACTCCCCCGCCCTCCAGCCACACAGTAGCTGCTGAGGGgaactgctcccctccccaaaataagcATTAATCCAAATGGGCTCGGAACAGCACTGCGGAAGGAAAGAAAGGCCCCTTCCTCCCCGCCTCAAGCAGATTTCTTGTATGAAAACTACATTGAGGGGGTTATTTTTTcaattttgctgctccacatgcacaAATACgccacatggagcagcaaaattggaagaaaaaaaggaggggaataaaacccaacctaaaaacaaaagctgggtaccca from the Euleptes europaea isolate rEulEur1 chromosome 1, rEulEur1.hap1, whole genome shotgun sequence genome contains:
- the LOC130483239 gene encoding lysozyme C, milk isozyme-like: MKIQALAALLFLLVAVNEARVFPKCELARRLKRAGMSGYYGYSLGDWICMAYHESRFNTAAVGRRNSDGSRDYGIFQINSRWWCSNGEGKTANGCRTSCSNFVNSDISDDIECAKRVVRDPNRMNAWVAWRKYCKGRNLSQWTRGCRL